A single Danio rerio strain Tuebingen ecotype United States chromosome 17, GRCz12tu, whole genome shotgun sequence DNA region contains:
- the LOC110439032 gene encoding uncharacterized protein, giving the protein MSEQRHNYRACSFSSHNLTGLSVELQLNLAKTEMLVVSANPTLHHNFSIQMDGATITTSKMVKSLGVTIDDQLNFSDHISRTARSCRFALYNIRKIRPFLSEHAAQLLVQALVLSKLDYCNSLLAGLPANSIKPLQLLQNAAARVVFNEPKRAHVTPLLVRLHWLPVAARIKFKTLMFAYKVTSGLAPSYLHSLLQIYVPSRNLRSVNERRLVVPSQRGKKSLSRTLTLNLPSWWNELPNCIRTAESLAIFKKRLKTQLFSLHFTS; this is encoded by the exons ATGAG cgagcaacgccacaacTACAGGGCCTGttctttctcttctcataatttaa CTGGATTATCCGTTgaacttcagctgaacctcgcaaaaacggaaatgcttgtagtttctgccaacccgactctacaccataacttttcaatccagatggatggggcaaccattactacatccaaaatggtgaaaagccttggagtaacgattgatgaccaactaaacttctctgaccacatttctagaactgctcgatcgtgcagatttgcactctataacatcagaaagatccgacccttcttatctgaacatgcagctcaactccttgttcaagctcttgttctctccaaactggattactgcaactctctactagctgggcttccagctaactctatcaagcctcttcaactgctccagaatgcagcagcacgagttgtcttcaatgaacctaaacgagcacatgtcactccgctgctagtccgtttgcactggctgccagttgctgctcgcatcaaattcaaaactctgatgtttgcctacaaagtgacttctggcctagcaccttcttatctgcactcacttctgcagatctatgtgccctccagaaacttgcgttctgtgaatgaacgtcgcctcgtggttccatcccaaagagggaaaaaatcactttcgcgaacgctcacgctcaatctgcccagttggtggaatgaactccctaactgcatcagaacagcagagtcactcgctattttcaagaaacgactaaaaactcaactatttagtctccacttcacttcctaa
- the minpp1a gene encoding multiple inositol polyphosphate phosphatase 1a isoform X1: MVKQVVTTVCFVLFHLVISYWAFMSSCSLHSSTKPSIPTIARYFGTKGRYEDVNSWLINDILAINKSLVTLPSSKCSEIHLTAIIRHGTRFPTTKNIQKMREFYDLVKLNATGDLTSLSEIKSQWKMWYSDEMDGRLVEKGREDHKHLAQRLIKWFPSLLNGENVHGKRVKLITSSKHRCVNSTIAFREGLMTGLKITVELEPELNDALMRYFDQCERFVKEVENNKSALEEVKLFNEGPEMKRVMEKMADRLDVPYSSINDDSVEAAFYLCAYEFAILSVNSPWCQLFDEVDAQVMEYSNDLKQYWKRSYGHVINSKSSCILFHDLFHRLDQIVDQINSDVPVTEAVTVQVGHAETLIPLLTLLDLFKDDVPLNSTNFNTQQNRVFRSGRITPYAANLLVVLYRCPEGIRIGVRLNEKSLTLPGLSEPVPMYEDVKERYSSLLGGCDQETVCKMNSS, from the exons ATGGTCAAACAAGTGGTAACGACAGTATGTTTCGTTCTTTTTCACCTCGTTATAAGTTACTGGGCTTTTATGTCCTCATGCAGCCTCCACTCATCCACAAAACCCAGCATACCAACGATCGCCAGGTATTTTGGCACCAAAGGCCGCTATGAGGACGTTAACTCGTGGTTAATCAACGATATTTTAGCCATAAACAAATCCCTCGTAACGCTGCCGTCCTCGAAATGCAGCGAGATTCATTTAACGGCTATAATCAGGCACGGGACGAGGTTCCCGACCACCAAAAACATCCAGAAGATGCGAGAATTTTACGATTTGGTGAAGCTTAACGCGACGGGCGACTTAACCAGTTTGTCAGAAATCAAGTCTCAGTGGAAGATGTGGTACTCGGATGAGATGGACGGCAGACTGGTGGAAAAAGGCCGTGAAGATCACAAGCACCTGGCGCAGAGACTTATCAAATGGTTTCCCTCTTTGCTGAATGGGGAAAATGTGCATGGCAAACGTGTGAAACTGATCACCAGCTCCAAGCACAGGTGTGTGAACAGTACCATCGCTTTCAGAGAGGGACTAATGACAGGACTCAAAATAACAG tTGAGTTGGAGCCTGAATTGAATGATGCTTTAATGCGTTACTTTGACCAGTGTGAGCGGTTTGTGAAAGAAGTGGAGAACAACAAGAGTGCCTTGGAAGAAGTGAAGCTTTTTAATGAAGGCCCCGAGATGAAGAGAGTGATGGAGAAAATGGCTGACAGGCTGGATGTCCCTTACTCCAGCATCAATGATG ATTCAGTGGAAGCAGCGTTTTACCTGTGTGCATATGAATTTGCCATTCTTAGTGTGAACTCACCATGGTGCCAACTCTTTGATGAAGTAGATGCGCAG GTGATGGAGTACTCCAATGACCTGAAACAGTACTGGAAACGAAGCTACGGCCATGTTATAAACAGCAAGTCCAGCTGCATCCTCTTCCATGATCTTTTCCATCGGCTTGACCAAATTGTTGACCAGATCAA CTCAGATGTTCCAGTAACAGAAGCTGTAACAGTGCAGGTTGGTCACGCTGAGACTCTGATCCCTCTCCTCACCCTGCTGGATCTGTTCAAGGATGACGTTCCTCTCAACTCGACTAACTTTAATACCCAGCAGAACAGAGTATTTCGAAGTGGCCGCATCACACCATATGCTGCCAACCTGCTGGTGGTGCTGTATAGATGTCCAGAGGGGATCAGAATTGGAGTGCGACTCAATGAGAAATCTTTGACCTTGCCTGGACTCAGCGAGCCCGTGCCCATGTATGAGGATGTGAAGGAACGCTACAGCTCTCTGCTGGGAGGTTGTGACCAAGAGACTGTGTGTAAAATGAACAGTTCATGA
- the minpp1a gene encoding multiple inositol polyphosphate phosphatase 1a (The RefSeq protein has 3 substitutions compared to this genomic sequence): protein MAKQVVTTVCFVLFHLVISYWAFMSSCSLHSSTKPSIPTIARYFGTKGRYEDVNSWLIDDILAINKSLVTLPSSKCSEIHLTAIIRHGTRFPTTKNIQKMREFYDLVKLNATGDLTSLSEIKSQWKMWYSDEMDGRLVEKGREDHKHLAQRLIKWFPSLLNGENVHGKRVKLITSSKHRCVNSTIAFREGLMTGLKITAVELEPELNDALMRYFDQCERFVKEVENNKSALEEVKRFNEGPEMKRVMEKMADRLDVPYSSINDDSVEAAFYLCAYEFAILSVNSPWCQLFDEVDAQVMEYSNDLKQYWKRSYGHVINSKSSCILFHDLFHRLDQIVDQINSDVPVTEAVTVQVGHAETLIPLLTLLDLFKDDVPLNSTNFNTQQNRVFRSGRITPYAANLLVVLYRCPEGIRIGVRLNEKSLTLPGLSEPVPMYEDVKERYSSLLGGCDQETVCKMNSS from the exons ATGGTCAAACAAGTGGTAACGACAGTATGTTTCGTTCTTTTTCACCTCGTTATAAGTTACTGGGCTTTTATGTCCTCATGCAGCCTCCACTCATCCACAAAACCCAGCATACCAACGATCGCCAGGTATTTTGGCACCAAAGGCCGCTATGAGGACGTTAACTCGTGGTTAATCAACGATATTTTAGCCATAAACAAATCCCTCGTAACGCTGCCGTCCTCGAAATGCAGCGAGATTCATTTAACGGCTATAATCAGGCACGGGACGAGGTTCCCGACCACCAAAAACATCCAGAAGATGCGAGAATTTTACGATTTGGTGAAGCTTAACGCGACGGGCGACTTAACCAGTTTGTCAGAAATCAAGTCTCAGTGGAAGATGTGGTACTCGGATGAGATGGACGGCAGACTGGTGGAAAAAGGCCGTGAAGATCACAAGCACCTGGCGCAGAGACTTATCAAATGGTTTCCCTCTTTGCTGAATGGGGAAAATGTGCATGGCAAACGTGTGAAACTGATCACCAGCTCCAAGCACAGGTGTGTGAACAGTACCATCGCTTTCAGAGAGGGACTAATGACAGGACTCAAAATAACAG cagtTGAGTTGGAGCCTGAATTGAATGATGCTTTAATGCGTTACTTTGACCAGTGTGAGCGGTTTGTGAAAGAAGTGGAGAACAACAAGAGTGCCTTGGAAGAAGTGAAGCTTTTTAATGAAGGCCCCGAGATGAAGAGAGTGATGGAGAAAATGGCTGACAGGCTGGATGTCCCTTACTCCAGCATCAATGATG ATTCAGTGGAAGCAGCGTTTTACCTGTGTGCATATGAATTTGCCATTCTTAGTGTGAACTCACCATGGTGCCAACTCTTTGATGAAGTAGATGCGCAG GTGATGGAGTACTCCAATGACCTGAAACAGTACTGGAAACGAAGCTACGGCCATGTTATAAACAGCAAGTCCAGCTGCATCCTCTTCCATGATCTTTTCCATCGGCTTGACCAAATTGTTGACCAGATCAA CTCAGATGTTCCAGTAACAGAAGCTGTAACAGTGCAGGTTGGTCACGCTGAGACTCTGATCCCTCTCCTCACCCTGCTGGATCTGTTCAAGGATGACGTTCCTCTCAACTCGACTAACTTTAATACCCAGCAGAACAGAGTATTTCGAAGTGGCCGCATCACACCATATGCTGCCAACCTGCTGGTGGTGCTGTATAGATGTCCAGAGGGGATCAGAATTGGAGTGCGACTCAATGAGAAATCTTTGACCTTGCCTGGACTCAGCGAGCCCGTGCCCATGTATGAGGATGTGAAGGAACGCTACAGCTCTCTGCTGGGAGGTTGTGACCAAGAGACTGTGTGTAAAATGAACAGTTCATGA